AGGCAGGAGGATGCACCTCTCCATCTCAACACAAAGTAAGTGTCACATATTAAAATGTgattgtttaaaggaatagttcactggAAGTATTGCTCACTCTTGTGCCGTCCAAGATGTATATAATATTTGAACACATatgaataattttatattaaaatatcatcatgttatacattttttatgggAGTCAAAGCTCCAAAAACACATACATCCATCATTATAGTAATCCCAATGACTCAAGTGGGTTAATATATGAAgtgtttcgttgcaaaacgagataaccaccgtttttttaattgttcagaaatcttgttttttggttgtgcattccagttaatttcaatgcaactgcagttggtttgttttgatttaaaccttcataaaaaatacagctaagtagcaccattaatcaaaataataacatgataacataataataaacatgttttgacaaaaatgtaaaaaaatggatttatctcgttttgcaacgaaactcttcatatcctCTTGGGAACCAGGAAAAAGTTCtagaatttagtttttttttttctttaaaaaattaagtgttGGGATGGTAACAAACACATTTcagaaaatttacattttatgacatGTCCATTGTAGTGGACAACGGGACTTTAATGTTCGGAATTGCATCCATTTTGATTCAGTGGTTTTGCcatttgattcaattttaaaaaattttacattcatttttgttttcaatTTCATTTTCACCACAATGTGCTATTAAAGGTTAtgagttttaaatgatgtatttgATCAAAGATGATATTTGATGTAGCATTCTCACTTCTTGAAGACACATAGGAACATGTTTCTCTTATACCATCTCACAAATGTTTTGCTTTGCATCTGGAGATTCTGCATCTAGAAACAGTTTGGAATGTCTATTTAAGGCaaatgtattgcacgatttttccTGATTCTCTTATCTGGGTGTAGCTTTCTTTTAAttatttggtagcactttaCAATTGGGTTGAATTTGTTAAccttagttaatgcacaatgaactaaaatgaacaattctattaacattaacaaagactAAAAAATGCTGATaaactatattgctcattgttgGTTTGTGTTAGTTAATGCGttaaataatgtaaacaaatacaatcttattgtaaaatgttacaaaTTACAAACTTCTCAGAATCTGTCAAAGAACTGCCTATTACAAGAAGGGAAACAAATATAAGAACAAAGTCCTGGTGTCCACTACAAAGGACATCAAATAAAAGTTGAGTTTCGAAATTATTGTACATTCTGAAATACTGCTAAATTTTAAGTCTAGACTCTCATGTtgcatttacaataaaacatcTAAGAAacacttagagggttttacatctgagctcttcatatgtcTATTGGAATAAAACgatacattttaaacattgtgaCATAAGTTTATTTTGCGAAATAAAATGCAAACAGATTTGACAGTACATATATAAATTTGTTCTCATGCGTCTTGTGTGTCTAGCTGTCAATATTTAAATATCACTtaaatcttttacatttaaatttcgCTTCAGACAGTTTTGTTTCTTGTAACAATGCATCTCTCTGTTTACTTTAACAGCATTCAACTCCTGTGACTAAAAATACAAGGTATGTTTACTTCCATTTACTTATtaatataaagaataaaaaaatattttcattcacaTTTACTATACTTCATATAATGTGTCAGTTGTTTGCTAAATGCCTAGATGTAGAGGTATTTAGATGTTAGGTtcttgaacgaatcgttcttttgaGCCGGTTCTCAGGAAGGAACCGGTCGAGCCGGTTCGCAAATCGAACTGAATCGAACTTTAGTTTTGGGCATAGGTTCCGGGTTGATGACGCAGGACGCACAGCCGAAATAGCACGTCGGACTCATAAAGAACTGAACGAAGTTTGTCGATGATTGCCGAGGCGAGGATTGCAGACGATTCTGACGGATGAGTTGCTGACACTGCGTGTGAATCACCGAGGATTTGAACGAGCCTGATGCGcgaagttttttgttttattagttaCTTGATATGCTTGTTTTATTAGAAAGCTTTAGTTTTGATATGATTTATTTTGCATGCAAATCATATTGTAGTCGTTTAAGGAAGACCAATGAGTTTAGCacacaagtttatttattatttatacttacACACATCCGCAATTGTGTATCAGTGTCTTTTAGGAATCTTATTCAAGTTGTAGGCTTGtcaaaagtggtcagttatatCTGGcatttacaatttatttattatttatgatcCGCGATTTAAACTGTGAACACAAACATTACTATCTTGTGAATGCAAGGCAATAAATCAGCtatgccttcacaaaaacaactttttatttaaatgttttaatgtgttgacacaaacgactttatttgaatgtttcattGATATAACAAATGCATAGTAATGTCATTTCTTGATGATGTCAGGAACTGGTGAATCGGctttttgaaccggttcaatgaGCCGAACTGTCCGAAAAGAGCCGGTTCATGAAAATGAATCGGACTTTGCATCACTAATTTAGACGTCTGTATAGTTTAGTATCTGTAACCTTTATAAACATTTATCACATCAACTACACATTATCACAACATACCATGAGTACAATAACTATTGTTACAGCTATACATATTTTAACAATTTTTCTTATATATAGTTACTGCTGATTATTAtggtatctgtatttgtatagACATTCTCTAATAGAGTTTTTCTGTCCCACTGCAGACCCTCAGAAGAACTGAATCCATTGACCACAGGTACAATTAAACACTGTGTATATCTTAAAAATGGGAAAGCATCTTAAAGTTCTTACTGTAAAATACCCTCACTGTTTTTaggagatgatgatgatgatactGACATTGAGACAGTAAGTTTGTCCCTACATTACACTCATTTCTTGTCCATTACCCAGCTCACTGCAATActtgattttgattggtcaaCACAGTGCTAAATTATGTTTCTAACATTATTTGATGTGCAGTAAgtcattttcacaaaataaataaatctctgGAGTGATTTTATCCTGATGACCCTGTTGGGGtttattttgctgtaataatTGGCCAACTGTACATTAATACTCTATTAACTAACTCTATATACTCAATACTCACTTTCTGTTACTGTGTTCGTTAACAATAGGACTCTTTCTCTGTTTGCAAGGATGTTTCTCAGAGTTTGTTACCACCAAATCCCTACAGTGTCACTGTCCCATGTACTGTTATCATGGATTCAGGACCCTCGTTGGAATCAGGTACATGCTGTCTCACTGCTGACATTGTATTGGTTGATGATCCAAGAATCCGTTTTGTACATATGTCCATTATCTGCCTTTCAGAGAGCAGTCTAGAACTTGGTTCACCGTCCCGTGCCATCCCAGCTGATACGCATACCTCACCTGGGTCTGAACCTAGAGAAACAACAACCACTAACATAAAAGCTCCAACCGATGACACACCAAGTTCTGCCAAGCCCACACCTCAAcagaaacatttaaagaaaGCTCTTTCTGATCATCCAGGGTCATGCAGTGATCATTTAAGCCCCACAGCATCTGTAGTCCAACCACTTTCACCATCTCTCATCACACCTGATCACCCAGCAGAAATTTCACTTGATCGCCCCGCCGTGGCGGATGCCTGCTGTTTGACCGTGACATCGAGCTCAGTGTCCAGTGCCGCCCAATTTTGGGCTAGATGTAATGAGGCCAAATGCACTGAAAGTATTTTTTCAGAGCTCGTGTGTCAGCTGAACAGCCTGAGAGAACAGATACAGTCGCAGAAAGCCAGTCATCAGGGTGGGTACAATCTCAATTCAATTTCAATCAGGTTTATAACTTAAATTCTGTATAAAAAGCTGACAATGCTGAGATAAGACGATACTAATTTGTTTGctataaaaaaattcacagaTTTTGATGTTGCTCTGAAGATATTAGAGGCATCTGGACGACTACCTACAATAATTACTCAACTGGAAAAAGGTACCACATTCATGGTGTTACCACCATAGACATCGAGGACCACCTGCATCACACCAATATTCATATTAGTGACTTTTCTCGGtccatttataaagcgtgcgtatgcacagatttgatcgcCAAGTGTGTGAacgcaaaaatccacggcaaagtgcTTAGAGCCACGCCAGGGTCTGAGCGGtcgtaccgtattttccggactataagtcgcactttttttcatagtttggctggtcttacgacttatagtcaggtgcgacttatatgccaaaattaacatgaaccaatataaaacattactgtctacagccaCCAGAGGGCGTTTTATGCTGCTCTTCTAGCCCACTCCTGAAAAAATTaactgaaaacaattgaaactgtaaacttaaaGACAACTGAGAAAGacttaacaaaaaaataattttctaaataaatgcgacttatagtccagtgcgacttatatatgtttttttcctcttcatgatgcattttttgactaatgcgacttatactccggagggacacttttgcttgtccgattgctgtagatttttggaaatatatgcCATTCTTGCcttcttaactcattcaccgccattgacgagttatctcgtcaattatgagttaataaatatgcctttctggacgaatttcaaagtgaaagtgtaataccgcttttatccactagatggccaaaccgaatttatccaaaacggaagttaaaaagatttaatgacttattttaactgcctttatgtttgatagtcattctgagtctgatctctaacataaattcctttacaaaaactcaattttttaagctttttgctcaacatGTTGTaattttgaagagaaatatccatatttcagtggttaaattaagtggaaaaagtaaatatataatgaaacgttttttccccattttgtttgtttgtttattgtttgtttgaaagcagagcgtgtgttctttaatttgatataatttgtatgtttatatatttatagaagatattttttcctgcaaggaattttgtgaaacttttgttaaaatcagaaaaatgcaggtgggcaacttttctcaaaaaggctggcggtgaatgagttaatagggtttaaacattgacaagcgctcttttttatgtctatgacattaattaggcattgtttaaaggcggagatctgaaactgatCAGCTGTGCACAAGTTCAAGAtgatttgcgatttatagataaCACATCTTAAAAGAAAGGGCTACGCGAGTTTTCTGCGCGTACGTTCGGTTTAAGActcacacgtacgcatttttgataaatgatcgtaagatcaaatgaaGGACGGTTTCTACgctgcattttataaatgaggccccagttGTGCAAACTCTGTTTAACTTTAAAAAGCACTGTTAGATGACCATTTGCTGAGATTGGTGCTTTGCTTTTTGTGTTTCTAGACCTGAAAGAGCAGGAAGAGGAATTGCAGAAGAAAAAAGCAGCACTGAGAGATGCCAGAGCTGTTCTGGGTATTTAATCTAAGTGAGCATCATATTCTGCTGTATAGTGAAACTACATTTCATGAGTTTGTCAGaatcttttattgtttttagcTACGAGTAACTATGAATTAAGAATTGGTTCGATAAGTGCCTTAAATTAATAGTTATCTTATTTACTTTTATTGCCCATATGTCttcagtgttttaaaaatatttgacatttAAGGATTATTTAGATTTAAATCAAAAAACTTTCAAAAGACAAGTTTGGGAGTACATTGTGTTTATTGTACAGAAGTTGTTGAAATATTGTGTATTTAGTGTATATGTTACAGTGTGGAAGTGAAACAGCACATTACACGCATTTGCTCgcaatgtttaaatgtatccCTAAAAATATTGTAAGCCCAAGTAGAGCGTAGAAAACATGTACTTGAATTACTGCTATGACCTCAATTGGGTTTATAAAGCAACAGATCTAACAGCTCACAACATGAAACTAACAAAACAACCAATGGTGCCTTAACCACAAGCATGCCTAAAGGGACATTTGAATGAATTATTGGTGTGGCTTGCTTTATTATGCTCATGTAAGGGCTTTATATTTAATTATCCTTGTAGCCAATAGATGGCAGCAGACACCTAAACCAATTTTAGGAGCGTTGAAAAGTTTTAAGTTCCCAATACactgttttgtatttttattagaCATTCACTTTTGTTCATGTCAGTTTTTATATCTGTATATCTAAACATTGTtctgttattttttttctttatacgGTTTAAATCATAATACTGAAGATAAACTGATGTGTTATTTATACTATAAATATATGGTAATGAAGGTTAATAGAAATtgctttatttgtttttgttcaaTTACTGTAAATCTGAAACCATCAAAGCTCCAAATTTCTGCAGGTTTTCTGCTGAATCCCCCTTCTGTCTGTCATGACTAATGTCTAGGCATGCTGAGACATCAAGACAATAGAAACAAAAAGAGAGTCTTCAATGGGGGTTGGTTTTTACAAAGTGTTACAAACTTTCCATATCCCTGTCTGGTAGGGTAAGTTATAACACGCTCAGTTTAACCAATTAGAAATTAGGTACAGGGGTGAAATCTTTATCAATCACTACCAATATTGTAGCTGACCAGTTGGGAAGTATTGTGACACTATGATGATCATAATACTTTATCCAAGGTTTCAGGCAAAGTACAAACGTTGTTGAAACAAAACTGGTAACAACACTTCCCTGCCTCCCAAATTATATTTCTGGCTTATAGAATGATGATAATAAAAGCATGAGACGaatgaaactttatttttaagaattttttattttaaaaagcaagcgcatttattttaacataaatacaaaCTAATAGATAACTGAAGAACTgccacattgtttaaaaaaaatagaaccttttaaaaagttgtACACCCAAACTTTATATAcaagtacctcagaggtacgtaTTAGTATAAAACGTGCATGTTactacctcaaaggtacatattggtaccaaatgtatacatatctgtacctaaacaGTACAAATTATGACCTTTTTatagggtactgccccagtgacagcttgggaccatttttaaagggcacctattgtccaattcacgttttacatttcctttggtgtgtaagtgtgtattagtacatgttaatgttatgcaaaaggtacaaaccccaaagtaaacgatgacgcgagttatcatctccaacgtaaatctcttttcttggactacaacaaacacacggattgtaggcaccagtttacttcctgggattggtaatGTGGAGAagatcgacattatcataattcctcccactttgaCCCTAAGTTAACTCCTCTTACACGGcataaaatgattttcaagaaaaaatttttttttttactgaaaacaagacaaaaatactatctaaaaattctcaaaTCAAGACGCTccctcttgatgagcaaaacgacccaagaaaacaagtccagctttcagaccaaaaatatcaaatctaagtgatcccgtgcacaaaacaagcaaaaaaaaatctgctgttggggtaagcaaattttcttgaatttagtgtttaagactttttttgcttaccgcattggcagattttttttgcttgttttatgcacaaaatcacctaaatttgatatttttgttataaaaactagacttattttttggggtcgttttgctcatcaagaaaagcatctaaacataagaatttttagatatttttactgaaaacaagacaaaaatactaagaacattttttcttgaaaatccttttttgcagtgtagcaaccaaatctttccatgtacagagcttttcaaatccatttCAGGAAgcgagtgaaatctggagctacagaaatgtacggtatgtggaaataacaataaaccacgcaaaaacattgtattataccaaatacacaaaataatgttttttagcaatgaaatagttgcacttttgaacttttttcgGACATTGCATACAATAAATTcttaacctaaaaataacctgAAACAAAGCAAACCCAAAGCTACTTTTAATAGAataaaaaagcataaaataaGTGTTGATCTACCGCAAACAGATACTGTAGGACAACACATATGAAATAATAACAGAATCGATTAAATTTGTGAACTAAAACCTTATCAATGCTCTAAAAATCAGGGGCTTTTGACAAACCATAAAAGGCTTAAGCCCCCCTCACAATGCCACTGTGCAAACCTTCAAAACTTTTAGGACTTTTaataatagaatagaatatagCAATAGCCTGCTCAATTTTATTTCGTGAGAAGTCATTTACATCAACATTTCACAAAACAGGTCTGACGGAAAGACAGAATACTTCAGTTAGATACAGCACTTGAGGAATGTACTCGTTAGATGAAAATTGTACAGGAAAATACTAGCCACGTGTGGATCAAAATACGATTTTTATGTGGCCTTTTTAAAGCACATCATTTACATAACTTCATTTTTTCAATTCTCAGCATTAAATAGGGTACAATAAAATGATATGCTATCTGTAGTGACTTGCTCTGGTAGAACAACTTCTCAGCATCATGTTTAACCTGAAGGGTTTTGGTAACATATGAAGGCAAGTGGTCAGTTTTGTTATAAACCTATTTTAGCTAACATATTAACATTGTTAACATAAGCAAAACTCATAGGATAAGAAAAGTTAAACTAACACATTCATGTTTGGTTTCAAGTCAGCAATACCCACCTCAGCTTATACATGCATGTATGAAACATTACATTGTCTCAGTGGGTATTTAAAACTCTGTCCGGCTTAAGTCACTTCATTTGTATGTGCAAAAGAGAAGATTACAGAGGTAAAGTGATAATAAACACAGTGGAAAATACTGCCATTATAGTTAGCACTTTTGGCAACAGAAAAAAGTATACATAGTCTAGAAAAAAAGGTAACACCAAGATACTCATTAGATCATAAGCAAAAGATAAAATAACTCATTTTACCAACAGAGGTTTGGTTTGATTCTCAACAACAGATAACTAGTGCAAATACAAGCTTTTCTTTGAGAGGATCGATATTCATGTAAATATAGAAAGAAAATCAAATCAGAAATAAATTAACAATTCCCACATAATTCAAATTAAACAAACCCAAACACACTACACTAATAAATAAAGAGATAAGTTTAGTTTCTTAACACACATTACAGAAAATTATGTCAGTAAGCGTCTTCAGTGCTTATGTGAAGTGTTATCTTTGTCAGTGGTATCCAACCCTGTTCCTCAGGGGCCATCAACCTTATACATTTTAGATGCCTTCCTTATCTGACAACGATTGATGTACTCCACTAATGGCAAGTTAAGTCAGGTGTGTGTTTAGGGGTTGTCCAGGAACAGGGTTAGGTACCATTAGTCCATGTTAGAGATTCTCTCACACTTGCGTGTATGTGTTCACAACCTCTGGTTCATCTTCCAAACGGACAACAGCAGCAGTAGTAACAGTAAAGGCAGAGAAGCAACATTGAAAGAGGACACAATTATGTGTTGCCATTCACACAGATCCGCTTTACACTGCGTGTATGCACACATTTAAAAGATCTGCTGTTCGAACAGAATCTTTTCAAAGCCTTCGGGTGAAGCATGGTAGAAATCACTGAACTGGCAGTCTATGATGGCACTGTCATCCACTGAGAAAAGAGAGAAGGTCAGATTAGAAATAACGTGAGGAGTTCATCATGTTGGATTCGGTaactatatattttaaagcttaTGAATGGCAGCTTTATTTCACCATTTACATGTCTTATGAAAAtaagtttgatatttttcctgaaTTCAATTCACACATTTTTCCAGAAAAGTAACTGATTATTATTGATATATTGAACTGATAATTATTGAGAACCATTTCACCATCTCTACCATTATAAAACTGCTATTTGCTCATTATTGACTGTGTTTAGGTGTGAACCAGAAAATGCAACTCACCATAAACTACAGGGAATACTGTCCCTCGAATACCTGAGGCTGGACAATGCATGTTTTTTCCATTCAAATACAAGTTTAGTTCCACGTGGTCATAGGTCATTCCCTGACAAGAGATACAGTACAAACGTTTAGAAAGTAGCGATGTTCTACAATGTAGCTTgcacagactaaaaaacaaacaaaaacataccacTACATCCCCCTCCTGTGGCAGACTGTTGGCAGGAAGTCGATTTTTCTCCTCGTTGTTGTGGTATATAGAACCATCATGTCTTAGCACCAAACTGTGACTGTCTTGACCCAGTGGCACCTGGTTCAAATTCACTTTCTGCGTTGCCACACCAATCCCCCATACACCTGTATCACAAACATACATACACTCATATGAGACAGATATACAGAGCAATACTGTGAATTATTAGCCTAAATAATTACTTGTTAAATACATTATTAGTCTTGAGCATAGACTataaaaatatggacgtagtgtctgtgcCGTCACCAATAGGTTTaagaagagcttttttgaagctgATAGTTGGCGGGCCTGCCGTTGCATCACTCGCGAATAATAACCAAAAATGGGTACAGATGCGGGAAGTGGGTGAAGTCAATGGCCCTGTCCCAGACgacacactccggacttgtggtcctcctcagagtccacactttgatgacatcatgtagtacagactttagggacccttgatgcgagtccatgtgggcgcaccggagtcgtattttgggactttcgcgaagcctgctgcagttaGGGAGGCGCTGATAAGCACACATCGGatcgtaaaaatgacagatgggacaccctacggattCGTAGACTAAGCGATCACGCGCAATTTTAGGCcatgagaccgaaagtccacatgaagtgcgccatttgggataGGGCCATCGTGGCTGAAACCACGCCTGCCTAGCTCGACGGTAGTGACAGCTCACGCGTCACTCAACTGGCcatgcccttaattatgcagaactttaagggttaatataatttaaatggatgGGTTACAAAACAATTCACCCCCCTTACAGTTGTCATGTCGGATATCATGTCATGTCATCCTTGGATACTTGGATAAGACACCGCTTATCCAGGTACTGCGAGTTATCTTGACTGGTACTGCTTATATGTTTAACCTATCACTTCGCTGTCTCTTTTCTCATGCCAAGTTTAAATTTGTTAcaaatagacggtttcagcagtaacaacataaacaagcggctgtcgtggtccgcacgtaacttccggtaaactctgctaataataaataacaacaaagtactttaaacgtagtttatttatataacaagcaaaaaaacaacacatagattacctaggacaccaaaatgtgttattttcgacgaggcatttgttcaagagatcagtttagcaactagtcagatcattaaaaaaaaccAAACCGGATGTAAAGTTAGGATCTAGACGTGCATcttgtgcgtccgatgaaaccgtctataagctataaaaacatttcaaataataTTTTGTATCTTTTTATTACCTTGTGTGCCAAGTGGCCGTGTAATAAGCAGTGTAATGCACATCCAGCCGGTTGTTATACCCCTGccgtgttttattttttaataacaccCTACTGGATGTACATTATGGTCCCTTATaacagtggttcttaaactggggggCCCTGAGATGGTGCTAGCGAGGCCccagtttaatgacattttaaaaatacattaattaataacaatttggtgtaattaaacctcggaaaaataaggctactaaccaacaacactacacggtataatttaatgttttgtttaattcaaattttacgTTTTGGGGGGCATGAAGGGATGCAGCGTAAACGTGGGGGTGCACGGCGAAAAAGTtagagaaccactgccttataAGTCACATTAATACGAATATAAAAATAGCATATGGttttcttatgtttttgctCAAAAGCAGATAAAGACAGAGAAACACGTTGATTTAACTTTACAGGTACATTACCCGTGGACTGGATCTTGAACTCAAAATAGCTCTTGTTCTGGTGTAAAGGGGCGTTGGCGAGGCAGGCTCCAGTTCCACAGATCCGCCTCCCGCTTTTCACGATGACCACATCCGTCCCTGGGAAACAAGGCCAGGCAAACTCTCATGAACACATTTGCACAGAACAACAGACACAAGGTATGATTTTAAACATGCTAGCTGCTAGCATAAGGATATGCAGAATAGCATGCTTCTTAAAGACTTATACCGTGTGATCACTTGGAAATGAGATTAAATGGATATCGATAGCACTACGCACTTGATAGCTTGTTGAAAAGGATCAAACTGCTTGACATGTTCGATGAAAAACGCACTCGTGCATCTTTATCTACTA
This genomic interval from Misgurnus anguillicaudatus chromosome 17, ASM2758022v2, whole genome shotgun sequence contains the following:
- the spryd7b gene encoding SPRY domain-containing protein 7b isoform X2, translating into MSSSLILFNKLSRTDVVIVKSGRRICGTGACLANAPLHQNKSYFEFKIQSTGVWGIGVATQKVNLNQVPLGQDSHSLVLRHDGSIYHNNEEKNRLPANSLPQEGDVVGMTYDHVELNLYLNGKNMHCPASGIRGTVFPVVYVDDSAIIDCQFSDFYHASPEGFEKILFEQQIF
- the spryd7b gene encoding SPRY domain-containing protein 7b isoform X1 — encoded protein: MAAVFTCCLGCCGDGGPGHAPLKEMPTVQLDTHHMGTDVVIVKSGRRICGTGACLANAPLHQNKSYFEFKIQSTGVWGIGVATQKVNLNQVPLGQDSHSLVLRHDGSIYHNNEEKNRLPANSLPQEGDVVGMTYDHVELNLYLNGKNMHCPASGIRGTVFPVVYVDDSAIIDCQFSDFYHASPEGFEKILFEQQIF